In Tursiops truncatus isolate mTurTru1 chromosome X, mTurTru1.mat.Y, whole genome shotgun sequence, the following proteins share a genomic window:
- the LOC101317994 gene encoding myb/SANT-like DNA-binding domain-containing protein 7 — MRSSDLASRQSALRGKNRLAPEIDRSTQSLPTPPDRHLAAQEPPPAGLPSQSTTVPSNSSAGIRWSRQETRTLFSILGEAQYIQRLQTVHHDADVYQTASKRMQQEGFRRTERQCRSKFKVLKALYLKAYVAHATSMGDPPRCPFYDTMDHFLRNQIVTEAHNLTKDAAWAQHCDQKSAAPDTPGEEGTSILGARMTQAADRQPILKTVKESDEDCQLRISDQMRETSDLEDSWDESSGAGCSQGTPSYSSSHRLFRGAAAPCQSSPMTRLGVCGEPSPCTSSGRNTPGVASAQRPPGCSSRVPFVPGGDGPLTSAAPPRWARRRRRSVARIIAAQSAENRRLARELSKREEEKLDRLIAIGEEASAQQDTAKELRRDAVAAVRRLATAEEEATGAFQLALEKLLQRLISNTRS; from the coding sequence ATGCGGTCCTCGGACCTGGCTTCTCGGCAATCAGCCCTGAGAGGGAAGAATCGCCTGGCTCCTGAGATAGACCGGAGCACACAGAGCCTCCCCACACCTCCAGATCGGCACCTTGCTGCCCAGGAGCCTCCTCCAGCTGGCCTTCCTTCGCAGTCCACTACGGTCCCTTCCAATAGCAGTGCGGGCATCCGGTGGTCCAGACAGGAGACACGGACGCTTTTCTCCATACTAGGTGAGGCACAGTATATTCAGCGCCTCCAGACCGTGCATCACGATGCGGACGTCTACCAGACTGCGTCTAAGCGGATGCAGCAGGAAGGCTTCCGCCGCACCGAGCGTCAGTGCCGCTCCAAGTTCAAAGTCCTGAAGGCATTATATTTAAAGGCCTATGTGGCCCACGCCACAAGTATGGGTGATCCACCACGCTGTCCCTTTTATGATACGATGGATCACTTTCTCCGAAATCAGATCGTGACTGAGGCACATAACTTAACGAAGGATGCTGCTTGGGCCCAGCACTGTGATCAGAAGTCAGCAGCCCCTGACACCCCAGGGGAAGAGGGAACCAGCATTCTGGGAGCAAGAATGACTCAGGCAGCAGATCGTCAGCCTATCTTGAAAACAGTTAAGGAATCAGATGAGGATTGTCAACTGAGGATCAGTGACCAGATGCGAGAAACCAGCGACCTTGAGGACTCCTGGGATGAATCCTCAGGTGCAGGGTGCTCTCAAGGGACCCCCAGCTACAGCAGCTCCCACCGCCTTTTCAGAGGTGCAGCCGCTCCCTGTCAGAGCAGCCCCATGACCAGACTGGGAGTGTGTGGTGAGCCCAGCCCCTGCACCAGCTCCGGCCGAAACACTCCCGGGGTGGCCTCGGCACAGCGGCCTCCGGGCTGCTCCTCCAGAGTTCCTTTTGTTCCTGGTGGGGATGGGCCTTTGACCAGTGCGGCCCCTCCCAGGTGGGCAAGGCGAAGAAGGCGGTCAGTGGCCAGGATTATCGCAGCCCAGTCGGCAGAAAACAGGAGATTGGCGCGAGAACTTTCAAAGCGGGAGGAAGAAAAACTGGACCGGCTGATTGCCATTGGCGAGGAGGCCAGTGCTCAGCAGGACACCGCCAAAGAGCTGCGCAGGGATGCCGTGGCCGCGGTCAGACGCCTGGCCACAGCGGAGGAAGAGGCAACCGGTGCTTTTCAGCTGGCGCTTGAAAAGTTGCTTCAGAGGTTAATTTCAAACACCAGAAGTTAG